The sequence below is a genomic window from bacterium.
AACAGTTTTTTTCTTGTAAGTTCTCTTGCTTTTCTTGCTGCTTCTCTTGCTTTTGCGGTTGCAATACATTTATTTAAAATTTCTCTACCTGCTTCTGGATTCTCTTCAAGAAATGTCAAAACATTTTCATAAACTATGCTTTCTACAATAAATCTTACCTTTGAGTTCCCAAGTTTTGCTTTTGTTTGACCTTCAAATTGAGGTTCAGGTAACTTAACCGCTATTATTCCTGTTAATCCCTCTTTAACATCTTCTCCTGTTAAATTCAAATCGTCTAAAAATCCATTGTTTTTTCCATATTCATTTAATGCTCTTGTTAGTCCACTTCTAAAACCTGTTAAATGTGTACCCCCTTCTCTTGTGTTAACATTATTTGCAAAGGAAATAACGGTTTCACTGTATCCATCGTTATATTGAAAAACTGCTTCAATTTCAATATCTTCCTCTGTTTTTTTTATATAAAATGGTTTAGGATGAAGAACCTTTTTATTTTTATTAAGGTATTCTACGAATGAAATCAATCCACCTTCATATTTAAATTCTTCTTTTATATTTTTCCTTTCATCTATAAATGTAATTTTTACACCTGCATTTAAAAAAGCAAGTTCTTTAAGCCGTGCAATCAATATATTTTCATCAAAAATAATTGTTTCAAAAATTTCTTCATCCGGTTTAAATGTTACCTTTGTTCCTGTTTTTTCTGTTTTCCCTATAATTTTTAAAGATGTAACAGGTTTTCCTTTTTCATATTTTTGATAATATACTTTCCCGTCTCTTTTAACCTCTACTTCCATATATTCTGATAGAGCATTAACAACAGATACGCCTACACCATGCAGCCCTCCAGAAACTTTATATACTTTTTTGTCAAATTTACCACCTGCATGTAAAGTGGTCATTACAACTTCTACTGCAGGTTTTTTTTCTGTTTTGTGTATATCTACAGGTATACCTCTTCCATTATCTTCAACTGTTACAATATTTTCAGGACGAACAATTACATTTATTTCATCACAGTACCCAGCCATTGCTTCATCTATACTATTATCAACTACTTCAAAAACAAGATGATGGAGTCCACCTGTTGAAGTGTCTCCAATATACATTGCAGGTCTTTTTCTAACCGCTTCCATTCCTCCTAAAACCTGTATAGCGGAAGCGTCATAAGAGCTTAAATTCTGTTTATTCTCTTCCATTTAAAAAAACCTCCATTTTTAACAAAAAATTTTACCATTTTTTAAAATTTCTGTCAAAATAAAATGCTTTACAGTTGATAGGTTTGATAAATTTTTATGTACTTTTAATTTTCAAATTTTTTTAAGTTTTCTATAAATTTCTTTCAATTTATTATTTGATACAGGGTCTTTTAATTTACAATTTATTTCAAGAAGTGGTTTCAATACAAATTCTCTTTTTTTAAATTCCGGATGAGGTATTATAAGTTTTTTTGTTTTAATTATTTTTTTCCCATAAAAAATTATATCAAAATCAATTTCTCTTGCATCACCTTTTTGATGAGGAAATTTTCTCCCGATTTTTTTTTCAACATTCTTTAATTTTTCTAAAAGATTTTCAGGTGATATATTTGTTTCAACCTCTATTGCGCCGTTTAAAAAAATTCCACCTTTTGCATTAACCGGTGGATTTCTGTAAAAAAAAGATATTTTTTTTATATCAAGAAACTTTTCAATTTCTTTTAAACCTGATATTATATTTTTTATTTTTTCCCCTTTATTACTTCCTATGGCAATATATACTCTTTCCTTTTTCATTCAATAAAAGATTTAAATAAAATTGACGAATCTTTATATTTCCTCTTTAGTTTTCTTGAAAAATTTACAGCAAGAAATAGACAGAATGTTTTTTCATATTCATAATTTTCATTCATAAATGGGTCAAAGATAAATAAAAATTTTGCATCTTCCAGATTTGACAGTTTTTTCAAAACCTCTAAAGAAAATGCTTCAAATTTTTTTACCCAGATTGAAGGAGTATCAGTTGGATTAAGAGCAAAATCAAACCAATAAAAGAAGTCATCTTTTATTGGATAAATTTTTGTTATTTCTTCAATACCAAGAAATATTCTCAAACCATCAAGAACTTTTGTATCTGAAAAATAGAATGTATTTTTTTTAATTCTTTCAGAAAAATAAACTTTTTCATTAAATTTTCCCATACCGTATAAATGTAAAAAGTTAGCAATGGGTTCATTCAAGTCAACCCTGATTTTATTTATAGGATGTAGATTTAAAATTTTTAATGAATTGTCCATAAGTTTATTTATTATTTCAAAATTTTCGCCTTTATATTTAATTTCATCTACGTATTTATTTTTTATTTTATTTGGAAATTTACTATCTAACATAGGTAAATTTTCAGGGACTTTTAAAATTATATCTTTTTCATAAACAAAAAATTCATTTATCTTGCTTTCCTTTTTAATTTCTTCAATAAGTTTTTGTTTCTCTTTTAAATTTAGATTTACATCTGTTTCAATTATTTTGTTTTCAATCACAGATATAAATTGACACAGAAAAAAAGTGTCATTTTCGCTGGATGGTATTGAGTATTTTAAAGACCTGATAAAACTTTCTCCTGGAAAAGAAATTTCAGGTAATAGAAATTTAAAATAACTTTTTTCAATTGTTTTATCAAGTAAAACATAACCCCATTCTCCTTTTTCCATAAATAATTCAAAGTTTTCTTTTTTTGCATAATCAAATAATGTTTTTTCCCACCTTTTTTTGAATAGTTCAAGGTATCCGTGAAGAGTAAATAAAATAAATTTCATCTTTATTTTTCAATATATTTGAAAATTTTTTCTATATTTTTCAAAAGTTCGTTTATATCAAAAATTTTATTTAGTTCGTCATCTTTAATATATTTCTTTATAAAATCATCTTTTTTAACAAGTTCACAAAAATCAAGTTTTTTATTTATTGCCTCAAATGATATTTTCTGAATTTTTTCATATGCCTCTTTTCTTGAAAGACCTTTTAAAACAAGACAATTTAATAATTTCTGAGAAAAATAAACATTATTTAAAACATTCAAATTTTTTTTCATATTTTCTTCATTTACTACCATTCCATCAATAATTTTTGTAAGTAATGTTAAAATATAATCAAGAAGGATTGTTGATTCTGGTAAAATTATTCTTTCAGCAGAAGAATGACTTATATCTCTTTCATGCCATAAGGAAACATTTTCTAATGCTACATTTACATTTTTCTTTATGACTCTTGCAAGTCCACAAACTCTTTCACATAAAACAGGATTTCTTTTATGTGGCATAGCAGAAGAGCCCTTTTGTCCTTTTCCAAATGGTTCAAAAACTTCAGAAATTTCTGTTTGCTGAAGCAATCTTATCTGCAAAGCAACTTTTTCACACGAAGAAGCAATAATTCCAAGAATTGTTATAAAATAAGCATATCTATCCCTTGAAATTATTTGAGTTGAAAACTTTTCCCTTTTTAAATTAAATTTATCGCATACATATTCTTCAATTTCAAGTTCTATGTTTGAAAAAGTTCCTACTGCACCTGATATTTTTCCCACACTTATTTCGTCAATTGCTTTCTCAATTCTTTCTTTATTTCTCAAAAATTCAAAATACCATGTTCCAATTTTAAATCCAAGAGTTATCGGTTCAGCATGTATTCCATGAGTTCTTCCTATCATTAAAGTATTTTTGTATTGAATTGCCTTATCCTTTAAAACTTCAAGTAATTTTTTTATATCATCCAGAATTATATTTCCTGCTTCTCTTAAAATTAATGCAAAAGAAGTATCAATAATATCCGAAGATGTAAGTCCTAAATGAATATATTTACCTTCATCACCAATTTCTTCACTCACCTGTTCAACAAATGCAATAACATCATGATTTGTAATTTTTTCAATTTCATTTATTCTTCCAATATCAATTTTTGCCTTATTTTTAATTTTTTCAACAACGTCATATGGTATAACTCCAATTTTACTCCATCCTTCAAGAACAGCAATTTCTACTTCAAGATATTTTTTAAATTTGTTTTCTTCACTCCAGACATCAGCCATTTCTTTTCTTGTATATCTTGGTATCATATCAACCTCCTTGTAAAAATTATATATTATCGATATTTAAGTTGCAAAATAAGTTTTTCAAGAGATAAGAAAAAACTTAAAAACGAGATATAATAAAAACAAAAACAAAATTATTGATAGATATAAAGGTAAAAACCTTATTACCAAAAGTATTATTAAAACTATAAAAGGAGAAATTATAAGAATAAAAAAATATTTTTTTGTTTCTTTTAAATCACTTATAATTGATTTAACAACATCTTTTTCTTCACCGCAGTTTTTACACTTTTGTTCTTTTTCTGTGTTTTCTTCACCGCAATTTCTACAAATCCAAATAATACCCCTTTTTATTTTATTTTCTTTTTCTGATATTAATATTTTTTGCTTAATTGATGGTAGATCTTTAATTTTATACCCTGTTTTATATAATTCAAGTGCTTTAGAGTACTCTTCTTTTTTGAAATAAATGTCTCCCAGTTCTACATATGCCTTATAGTTGTTTGGCTGTTGAAGTATTATTTCTTTCAGTTCATCAATTCTTCTGGATTCCATTTTTTCCGTTAAAGTTTTTTCTTTTATTTCATGTAAAACTTGAATGAAAACATATCCAGAAAGAGGAATAAATATTGAAATCAATGACATTTTTAATATAGTCAATACAATACTTATAGCAAAAAGAATAGAAAAGATTACGATTTCTTGATGGGTTATATCTTTTTCCAACCATTTTTCAAAAATAATAAAATAAAATTCTATTCCCAGAACTATAAGGATGAATCCCAGTTTTAACCCTGCAAAATATCCAGAACCCCAATCAATCATTTTTGTATATTCCCATTATTTTTTCAATTGCTTCTTCATTTTCTAAAAAATTTATAAATATTCCTTTTTCTTTTTTAAACCATATAATCTGTTTTCTTGCATATTCTTTTGTCCTTTTAATGATTAATCTTTTCAATTCTTCAAAATTATATTTACCATTTAGAAATTCAATTATTTCATTATATCCAATAGGAGCTTTTAAATTCAAATATTTTTCAAAACCTTCTTCTTTCAATTTTTTTACTTCCTCAATCCATCCATTTTCAAACATTTTTTCCACTCTTTTTTCTATTCTTTCATAAATTATTTTTCTGTCTCTCATTAAAATAAAATAGTAAATCTTTCCTAGATTTTTCAATGTAATTTCAGGTTTTTGATTTTGCCAGTAAGTCATATTTTTTCCAGTCAATTCATAAACCTCAAGTGCTCTTTTAATTCTATACCTATCATTGGGATGTATTTTTTTTGATATTTCAGGGTCAATAATTTTTAATTTTTCATATAAAGTTTCAGTTTTTTCTTTTTCAAGTTTTTCTCTGATTTCTTTCTGTTTATCTTTTAATTCATCAGGAATATAAAACATTCCATTCAATAAAATTCTTATATAAAATCCACTTCCACCAACAATTAAAGGAATTTTATTTCTTGAAAGTATTTCTTCTGTTTTTTTAAAAACCTGTTTTGAATATTTATATACATCAAATTCATCTTTTAATGATAGAAAATCAATGAAATAATGTGGAATTTCTTTCTTCATTAATTCAGAAGGTTTATCTGTACCTATATTTATTTCTTTATAAAATTGTCTACTATCACAGGATATAATTTCTCCATTTATTTTTTGTGCAATTTTAAAAGATATTTCTGTTTTTCCAGAGGCAGTTGGACCTCCAATGATTACTATTTTATTCTTCATTAAATATATGCCTGTGATTTAAAATAGAGTTCCTAACTTTCCTGTTTTCTTTTCCATTTCTATAAGTTGTTTTCCATATTCAAAACCCGCAACTGCGACCGGGTCGTTAGTTTTTAATGTTCTACTTTTTGTATGGTCTGGATTATAAAAATCCCTTTTTTTAAGAGAAGTTAAAAATCTTTTTTCAAAATCTTCAAAACTTTCTCCATAAATATGATAGGAATCCGAAATATCAACATACTGTCCTACTTTAACATTTTTACTTATTTTTTTAGAAATTTCATCTGCGATGTATTTCTGAAGTTCGGTCAGACCAAATAAATTCATAAAAGCAGCTCTGTAAGCGTCTCTTGAACGCCAGTGAGTATTCATATTTAAAAATAATTCTCCCTCTTTTTCAATAATTCTACACCATATTCTCTGCAAACATGGAGGGTCATAGGTGAATGGGTCATAAAAAGGAATCCATGTAATCCCCTGTGCCCTTCTTGAAAAATGTGTTTCTGATAGTTTATTTATTATATATTCAAGTTGATTAACCTTTTCTTCTTTTCCCGGGATATGATAATTTGTAAGCCGGTCATGATAGGTATAAGTCCATTTTTTTTCTTCGGGATTTATCCATGCATCATGGATTCCATAAACCACTTCCTGTCTGTATTTTTCAAGGTCCTCAATTCCTCCTGGAAAAGCAAGATGAATTCTTGGTTCAGAAAAAGGTTCATTTATAACCATAATCATTGTACAATCTTTGCTTGGAGGGTCATTTTTCCTATCATATTCTGTTTTTATACTAATCCCATTCTTCCAGAGTTCAAGTAAACTTTTTTCCCATACTTCTGCTATTGAATTCCCTTCAATTTTAATTACAGGTATCATCTTTTTCTCCTCCTTAAAGGCATATTTTCCCATTTATATGTATTTAAAATTTCTCTTTTTGTAAGCCATCCTCTTCTTGCCATACCAATTCCAAATTTCATATATTTTAACATTCCTGTATTATGAGCATCTGTACCAAGAGAAAAAAATAAATTTTTCGTCTTCCCTTTAAGAATATTCACATCATTTAAATCCAATCTATCTGGATAGCAATTTATTTCAAGGGCAACATTAAATTTTGAAGCATATTCAATAATTTCATCTATATTGACTTCATACCCTTCTCTCCCACTTAAAAGACGACCTGTTGGATGAGCAATTATATCAACAAATGGATTTTCAATTGCTTTTTTTATTCTTTCTGTTACATTCTTTTTAAATCCCTGATGAATTGAAGCAATAACAAAATCAAGTTCTTCAAGAATTTTATCAGAATAATCAAGAGAACCATCAGCAAGTATATCAACCTCCATCCCTTTTAAAACTCTTATGCCTTTTATTTTTTCATTTGTTTTATCTATCTCTTCATTTCTTCTTTTCAAACTATCTTCATCAAGTCCACCTGCAATTTTTGATGTTTTTGAATGGTCACATATTCCAATATATTCATACCCCAGATTTTTTGCAGCAATTGCAATTTCTTCTATTGTTTCAACTCCATCTGAATATTTTGAATGAATATGAAGGTCTCCTTTTATATCCTTTTCTTCAACAAGGATAGGTAATTTCCTTTCAATTGCTGCTTCAATTTCTCCTCTGTCTTCTCTTAGTTCAGGTGGAATCCAGATAAGACCAAGAGTTTTATACACTTCATCCTCAGTTCTGCCCGCAATTTTTTCATCACCTTTGAAAACTCCATATTCACTAATTTTTAAACCTTTTTCTTTTGCAAATCCCCTTAATTTTATGTTATGTGCCTTTGAACCGGTAAAATATTGAAGAGCTGCTCCAAAGGAATCATTTGGAACTACTCTTAAATCAACCTGTAAATTATGTGATTTTTCTATTATTGATGCTTTGGTATTTCCTTTAACTATAACTTCTTTTACTATTGGTAAATTAACAAACCTTTCAATAATTTCAATATTATTCTTACTAGTTGCAAGTATATCAATATCTCCAATTGTTTCTCTCATTCTTCTTAATGAACCTGCAGGGTCAATATTATCTGTATATTTTTTTAATTCATTTATTATATCTTCCACAATAGGCAGTGCAATTCCAATAGGTATTCTTTCTCTTCCCTGTTTAAATAGTTCAATTCCTTTTTTTATATTCTCAACTTTTTTTTCTCCCATACCAAAAAGTTTCGCAAGTTGTCCATTTTCAATTACTTTTTCTAGGTCCTGTAAATTTTTTACACCTAGTTGGTTATATGCAAGATTTAATGTTTTTGGACCAAGATTTGGTATTTCAAGAAGTTGCAAAAGTTCTTCTGGTATATCCTTTACTGCTTCTTCATATTTTTTCATTTTACCTGTTTTCAAGTATTCTTCAATTTTTTCAGCCATACCTTTACCTATACCAGGAATTTTCTGAATCTCTCCTTTTTTATAAACTTCTTCTACATCTTCCGGATATTCTCTTAAAATCCTTGCTGCTTTCCTATAAGCACCTATACGAAAAGAATCATCTCCTTTAAATTCAAGAGCATCTGCAATCTTATCAAAAATATTTGCAATTTCCTGATTTTTACTCATTTTTTTCCAACAGGACATAAATAAAAAACATCTTCTTTTATTCCAAGAACTTTTTTCACTTTTTCGTCTTCAAATGCACCTATCATAACAGTTCCAAGCCCGAGAGATTCTGCCTGTAAGTGTATATTCTGACCGCAATGACCGACCTCCATATAAACATATCTTTCTCCTCTTTTTCCATATCTATTTGTTGTCCTTTCAAAAATCCCAGAAATAACTATTGTAATAGGTGCAAGTTTTATAGATGTTTGATTTAATGCTGCTCTTGATAGTTCTGTTCTTAAATCTCCTTCTTTTACTAAGGTTAATGAGTGAGAATCAATTTCATAATGATAAAGTCCTGGTGATAATCCTTCAACATTTCCAACTACTACATAAATTTCAAGAGGATATGTAGCACCTGCAGAAGGTGCAGTTCTTCCACCCCAGTCAGCAGTTTTTCCATCAGTTGCCCATAAAATCTGGGACAATTCTTTTAAACTTAATGGTGTATCTTTATAACTTCTTACAGACCGTCTACTTTTAAGAGATTCCTCTACACTAATTTTTCCTTCAAAATCAGGAGATGGTAATTTAATTTTTTCCATATTTTCACCCCCAATTATAACAGAAATGATAAAAAATAATAAAATATATGTTTTCATTGTAATTAATTTTATTTTTAATTGAGAAATTTTTCAAGTTTTTTATAGAGAAAATAGTACTTTTAAAAGCCCTTGAAAATTACATCAAGAATTTTTTCTGCTTCTTCATCTTGCATGTAATCAACATATTCAATCATTTCTTCTTCTGAAAAAGGCAAATTATGATTCAAAATTTCAATTTTTACAGTAGAATTAACTTTTTTTAAATTGGAAGTATATATTCTGGTAAATAAGAAAGTTGAAAAAAATATTAAAAAGAGTGAAATACCTGCAAATACAGGTTTCAATTTAATATGTAAAGATTGTTTTGCTTGAATATATTTAAATTTTTCCTTCCAGAAATTTTCATCAAAACCAGAAAATTCCTCCTTGGGTAAACTGTTTAAAATTAAAAGAAATTCCTTATATAAATTTCTACATTTTAAACATTTTTCCAGATGTTCTCTAATTTTTTCTTTTTCTTTTACTTTCCCTTCAATATAATCCAAAATATTTTTTTCTACATTTTTACATTTCATTTTTTATCACCCCTTTCTTTTTTAAATTTTCTCGTATTTTTTGTAACGATTGAAAATAAGTTGCTTTAATTGTTCCAACTCTACTTTTTAAAATATTTGCTATTTCTTCGTAAGTCAATTCTTCATATGTTTTCAGAATAAAAACTGTTTTTTGTCTTTCCGTTAAATTATCAATCTCTTTTTTTATCTCTTCTATCATATCACCACAACGAATACAATCGTCAAAATTTTTTCTGTTACTGTTATGAAAAATATTTTCATAATTATAATTTTCAATTTTTTTTATTCTATTTTTTTTTCTTAAAAAATCATATGATAAATTCACTGCTATTCTATAAAGATAAGTTGAAAATTTAGAAAGTCCTTTAAAGTTGTTCCAGTTTTTATAAGCGCGTAAAAAAGATTCTTGAACTATATCCAATGCATCACTATGATTATTTACCATTCTAAAAGCTATTCCATAAATTTTATTTGCATACATTATATAATATTCCTCAAAACTTTTTTTATCCTTCATTTTAATTTAGACATTAAAACTTGATTGATGGTTTATTTTATGATATATTATACCGCAAATTAGAGGAGGTTATATATGGCTAAGAAAAAAAGGAGTGTTTTAAAAAGACAGAGACAGGAAATAAAAAGAAGATTGAGAAATAAAATGATAAATTCTAAAATAAAAACATTGATTAAGAAAACAAAAGAAGCAGTTTTGAATAATAACCCGGAATTTGAGAATATTTTAAAAGAAACTATCAAGGAAATAGACAAAGCTATAGCAAAAGGGATAATTCATAAAAAAACCGGTGCAAGAAAAAAAAGCAGATTGATGAAGTTTGTAAAGAAATACAGGGTTCAACTTGAACCAGAAAAAAAATAATAAAAAAGATATATATGTAATTCTGAACCCACTTCAATCATTCCTGTTTTCAAAGAGTAATCAAGATTGAAAAGTAAATCAAATTTTTTTATAAATTCATCTTTTAATGTTTTTTCATTATATAAAATATTTCTTAAATAGATTTCAATACCACTTATAACAGGAGTAAAGTTTTTCTCCCTGACTTTCATATAATTTCTTAAGATCTCCATTATTTTTTTTCTATTTGTTCCTTTTAAATTATATATTTCTTTAAAAAATTTTTCTTCTGGAGAAACAGGTTCTTTTTTAAATTTGCTTTCTTTAAATGGTGGTTTTATTGAAATTCCATAAAGTATAACAATTATATTTGGAGGGAGTTTTTTAATTGAATTATAAAGTATTTCACAATCATCTTTAGAAAAACTTTCTACATTTTTTATTATATAGAGGGAGTTTTCAGAAAAGATTGGATTATAATCAAAATCATTTATTATTCTATTTATCTCAATTTTTTCAGCATCATAAATTTTTATATCAAAATCGTTTATATTGTATTTTTCTTTCAAAGTTTCAATGGTTGTTTTTACTTTTTCAATGTCATTTATAATAACTATCAAGTTTTTCATCTGTTTTTAAGTTTTAAAAGTTCAAAATATATTCTTTGAGCAATCTGTTCAGAAAGTTTTTCAAATATCTTTTCTTCCCTGTATTCTTTATAAATAGAAGAGGAAATATCCTCAATCAAATTTTTAGTTAAGACTGCATTTTCTTTTCTTCCATCATTCACCTTCATCTGTACTTCAATTCTATATTTTGCACCAACTATATTATCAATATCCTTTTTATCAAAAAAAACAGGAACTCTTTCAAACTTAAGAATTTTAACAGAAAGTGTATAATCAGCAATTTCTTTCATGTTTGTCAATGTATAACCTGAATAATTTAAAATAATTTTTTCTATTTTTTCCCTAATAGTAAAACTTAACATAGATTGATTAGTATAATTCTCTATTTTGTCAATATATATTCTGTTTTTTTCTGAAATGTTTTTGTTTATATAACAGGAAGTAAAGAATAAAAACAAACTACATATTTTTATTAATCTTTTCACTTGCAATTTTCCCATACTTAGTATTTGGAAACCGTTCTATTATTTTCATATAATAATAAACTGCACTTTTTTTCTTTCCTGCTCTTTCATAATATCTTGCAATTTGATAATATTTTTCTGCCTCTTTTTCATCAAGCATAATTTCTATTTTTTTAATTTCATTTTCAAATCTACTGTTTGGATATTCAATTAGAAATTCATTTATCTGGTCTTTTATATCTTCTATTGTATCTATATCAAGAGAAACTTCGGGTATTAAATTTAGTAAATATTTTATTTTTAAAAATTTGGCTCTTTCTGCATTAGATGTTTCAGGAAAATTTTTTATAATTTTTTCTAAAACTTCTATACTTTTATCATATTCTTTTAAATCAAAATAAAAATCTGCAAGTTTAAACATTCTATCCACTGCTTCCAAATCGTATGGACTATTTTCTATAACTTTATTCATAAATTGTGCCTTTTCTTCTGCTCTTGAAAATAAACCTCTGAATAATCCTTTTTTACTCTCTAATTTTTTTTCTGCTATTTCTGATTGAATTTTAATTGAAGAAAGAACAAGAGGTGAAGAAGGATATTCATCTATAATTTTTTGATAATAATCAAATGCTTTTTTTATATCTCCCTTTTCCCTGTATATTTCGCCTAAAATGAAACATGATGAAGGAGCGTATTCTGATTTTGAATAATGTTTTAATAATTTCTTATGTTCTCTTATAGATGCTTCAATTTTTCCGTTTTTTCTTAATTCCTCTGCATATTTAAATTGTTCTTCAGGAGTTTCTTTTACAGCATATTTAGGATTTATCCATTTTTTTGTCTGTGGTGTCCATTCCCAGTAGGAATAAGATAAGGATACAATTAAAAAAAACATTAAAAAAATTTGAAATTTCCTCATGTAAAAATTTTTACATAAATACATCCTTATGTCAATCATTTATCTCCTCCATTTCAAGAAAATTTTTACCTTTTTTTACATCAACTTTAATTGGTACTTTTAAGATTATAGCATTTTTCATAATCTCCTTTACAATTTCTATAACCTTTTTTTCTTCTTCTGGTAAAACTTCAAATAAAAGTTCGTCATGAATTTGGAGAATTAGATTACTTTTTAAATTTTCTTCTTTAAATTTTTGATATATTTTATTCATTGATAGTTTTATAATTTCAGAAGCAGA
It includes:
- the rpsT gene encoding 30S ribosomal protein S20 codes for the protein MAKKKRSVLKRQRQEIKRRLRNKMINSKIKTLIKKTKEAVLNNNPEFENILKETIKEIDKAIAKGIIHKKTGARKKSRLMKFVKKYRVQLEPEKK
- a CDS encoding RNA polymerase sigma factor — translated: MKDKKSFEEYYIMYANKIYGIAFRMVNNHSDALDIVQESFLRAYKNWNNFKGLSKFSTYLYRIAVNLSYDFLRKKNRIKKIENYNYENIFHNSNRKNFDDCIRCGDMIEEIKKEIDNLTERQKTVFILKTYEELTYEEIANILKSRVGTIKATYFQSLQKIRENLKKKGVIKNEM
- the lptE gene encoding LPS assembly lipoprotein LptE; this translates as MKRLIKICSLFLFFTSCYINKNISEKNRIYIDKIENYTNQSMLSFTIREKIEKIILNYSGYTLTNMKEIADYTLSVKILKFERVPVFFDKKDIDNIVGAKYRIEVQMKVNDGRKENAVLTKNLIEDISSSIYKEYREEKIFEKLSEQIAQRIYFELLKLKNR
- a CDS encoding tetratricopeptide repeat protein → MIDIRMYLCKNFYMRKFQIFLMFFLIVSLSYSYWEWTPQTKKWINPKYAVKETPEEQFKYAEELRKNGKIEASIREHKKLLKHYSKSEYAPSSCFILGEIYREKGDIKKAFDYYQKIIDEYPSSPLVLSSIKIQSEIAEKKLESKKGLFRGLFSRAEEKAQFMNKVIENSPYDLEAVDRMFKLADFYFDLKEYDKSIEVLEKIIKNFPETSNAERAKFLKIKYLLNLIPEVSLDIDTIEDIKDQINEFLIEYPNSRFENEIKKIEIMLDEKEAEKYYQIARYYERAGKKKSAVYYYMKIIERFPNTKYGKIASEKINKNM